CAGAACGAAGAAAATCCGGTCACAATCGGCACAGTCAGAGGTATGATGGATGAAGCCATTAAAAAAGCTTCTAAGAAAGGACGCCGATTAGGAAAGAAAGTGGCAAAACGCCATTTAGATGATGAAAGCGGCAGAATTATGCTGTATGAGAAAGATTTTGATATTTAGTCAGGAGGAAAAAAGATGACAGCCCCTTATCTGGGAAACCCTAAAAGAACCATAGAAGTTCTTCAAAAATACGATTTTGTTTTTCAGAAAAAATTCGGGCAGAATTTCCTGATTGATACCCATGTGTTGGATAAGATTATAAGCGCTGCCGAGATTACAAAAGAGGATTTTGTACTGGAGATTGGTCCCGGAATTGGGACCATGACCCAGTATCTGGCATGTGCGGCCAGAGAAGTGGTTGCAGTTGAAATTGATAAAGCGCTGATACCAATTCTTGAGGATACGTTGCAGGACTACTCTAATGTAACTGTTCTCAACGAGGATATTTTAAAAGTCGATATCAAAAAACTGGCAGATGAGCACAATAATGGAAAACCCATTAAAGTTGTGGCAAATCTGCCATATTATATTACAACACCGATTATCATGGGATTATTTGAAGGAGATGTGCCAATTGAGTCCATTACCGTAATGGTGCAAAAGGAAGTAGCGGACCGAATGCAGGTAGGACCTGGAACAAAGGAATACGGAGCGTTGTCATTGGCAGTGCAGTATTATGCAGAACCTTATATTGTAGCCAATGTGCCGCCTAACTGCTTTATGCCAAGACCGAAGGTGGGAAGCGCCGTTATACGTCTTACAAAACATGCAGAACCTCCGGTAGAGGTGTTTGATACAAAGCTGATGTTTCGCATTATTCGGGCATCCTTTAATCAGAGAAGAAAAACTCTTGCCAACGGTTTAAATAATTCTCCGGAGCTTTCCTTTGGAAAAGAAGAAATTCAAAGAGCAATTAAGGCTTGTGGATTTCCTGAGGGAATTAGAGGAGAAGCATTGACCTTAGAAGAGTTTGCTGCATTGACCAATGAATTTAAAAGTAAATAAGAAACAGAAAAACATCGCAGAGAAGTGAGTCTGCGATGTTTTTTTATAAATATTAAAGGAAGGAGAGTCGGCATTAACGCCGACTTATGAAAAAGAAAATATAAAAATAATTTGCTCTGTATTATTTTTATGATATTAGTATATATTGGAAATATGTTCAAAGCATGATGAACTTGTGAAGAAATCGTGAACGAAATTGAAAACTTTTATGAATGTTCCACATTAAAGCCCTAAAAAGGAAGATGACAGGGAATTTGCAAGTGGTGAATATCTAAAAAGTTTTCAACGGATATCCGTGCGCCTCCTAAAAGACAGGAGAGATTTCCTAATTTTGAGGGGATAATGTTACAGTCTCTGTTTTGATGTCCGGCCAAGTATTCTGAAATTCTTTGGTTGATATCAGGAATATGATTGGAAAAAGCGCTGTTTAATACAATGATATCAGTATTAAAGGTGTTAATAATATTGTTAATGCCAATGGAGATGTATTTCACGAATAAATCCATCATTTCATGGGCAAGAGGCAGGTTTGCATCATAATCCTTTAAAAATTCAGATATAGTAACGTTTTCTTTCTTCTGTCGGGCAGCATAATTTTCCAGAATGGCTCTTTGAGAGGCATAAAGCTCAAAACAGCCCTGATTTCCGCAGGGGCATGGTTTTCCGTCAGGGAATAAGATGGTGTGCCCGAATTCACCGGCATAGCCATCCCGTCCTTTATATAAGCGTCCGTTTACCAGAATTCCCATACCAATTCCGTCATGCACATTGATATGTATCATATTTTTATATTTGTGATGAAAGGCGGCTTCTCCCAAAACAGAGAGATTTGCTTCATTTTCTACAAAGACAGGAATTTGAAAAGTTTCCTGCAAATGTGTACCCAGACCGCTTTTGGGGAGAGGATAATAAGGCGTAAATAAAATTTCGTTTTTTTGGACAACTCCATAAATACCAATGGAAACTCCGATAATTTTATTTTTAAACGCAGTATTTTCTCTGATATAGAAATTTAAAATCTGTTCTAAATGCTGCAAAAGATTATCCTGTGGACAGAAGGGGATTTTTTTGATTTCCTGTACTTCTCCCTTTAAGTTTGTCAAAAGGGCAATAATCTGCTGCGGTTGTATTTCTAAAGACAGGGCAAAACCATAAGCTTTGTTAAACTCCAGCAGGATGGGCTTTCTTCCCATGGAGGTTTGGGCACTGCCGATTTCCCTGATGAAATTCTGTTCCAATAATTCCTGTACAATATTGGAAATGGTTGCTTTTGTAAGGGATAATTGCTTTGCCAGTTCTGCTCTGGAAACAGGAGGGTTATTTATAATAAATTCTAATACCAGACGGCGGTTATTATTGCGTATCATTTCCTGATTGGCGATGGACATAATAAAAGCTCCTTCGTATGTTAAACTTTTTGTTCTTATCATACACTTTTCCGGGAAAGGGGGCAAGGGATATACAGCTCTTCTTTCGAGAACCTTTAGAGAAACTTTAGAAGTATGTGGGAGAAAATGTGGTATAATGAAGTTGTCGCATTAAGTATATATCCGGAAATATTGATACATTTTATGCTCAGCCTGCGCTCACTTTGAGCTTATAATCTCAAAGCGTGCTCGACAAATTCGCTAAAAGTGCATCAATATTTCTGAATAATATTTAAAGTGACAACTTCGGTTTGGAAAGGAAATACCCTTTTGAGTGTTTCCTCGCCGGCACATGTGGTATATAAAATATGTAGAATTTAAGGAGATTGAAGATATGAAGAAAAAAGGAATTGCGTTGCTGCTTACAGGTGTGATTATGGCATCTTGTTCTATGCCTGTTTATGCGGACAGAGAGGATGCAAAGCTAGATGTTCCCTATATTTCGCTGGGAGCAGATTTGAATGCGCAGGAAAAGGCTTCTGTTTTGGAGCTTTTAGGTGTTTCGGAAAAGGATTTAGAAGATTATACTGTTGCTACGGTTACAAATAAGGATGAGCATAATTATCTGGACTCTTATCTGGATAAAAGTGTTATCGGTTCAAGGGCTCTTTCTTCTGTTCTGGTAGAGGGAAAAGAAGATGGAAACGGAATTCACGTAACAACAAAAAATATTACATACTGTACGCCGGGAATGTACGAAAATGCCCTTGCCACAGCGGGAATTAAGGATGCGGATATTGTGGTGGCAGGTCCGTTTAAAATTTCAGGAACAGCGGCTTTGGTAGGTGCGATTAAATCTTATGAAAATATGACAGGTGAAGAAGTAAAAGAAGAAAATGTAGAAACAGCTACCAATGAGCTGGTTATTACCGGACAGATTGCGGAAGATGTAGGAAGTCAGGAAAAAGCAGAGCAGCTCATCGGAGCAATTAAAGGAGAGGTAGTCAGCAGCGGCGTTTCATCACCGGAAGAAATCGGAGAAATTGTAGACCAGGCTGTAAAAGAGATGGAGGTAAAGCTTTCTGAGGAAGACCGTCAGGCTATTGTAAAGCTCATGGAAAAAATCGAAAATCTGGATTTGGATATCAACAGCTTAAAAGAACAGGCAAAAAATCTTTACGATAAGATTGAAGATTTAGGATTAAAGCTGGATATTAATGAAGAAGAGGTAAAGGGATTTTTTGATAAAATTATAGAGTTCTTTAAGAATTTATTTTCCGGTAATCAAGAATAAGAAATTTGGAGCTGCCGCATTAGGCGTATATCATGTTTAAGCGGCAGATCCTGCTTATAAAAGGCTATGATAGATTTCTTTAATACAATTCTTTATGAATTCTTTTCAGAAAATTCCTGTATTTTTTCATTCAGAGAGAGCATACGTCGATCCAGATTTGAAACGATATTTGCACATTCCTGCAGCTCACGGCGAATATAATCTGGTGCATTTCCCTCAAATTTATAATAGATTTTATGTTCCAGACTTGCCCAGAAATCCTGTGCAATGGTGCGGATTTGTATTTCCACAATGGTATCCACAATTCCCTGTGTCAGATGAATAGGAACTGTCACCAGAATGTGATAGCTTTGATATCCGCTTACTTTTGGATGCGTAATGTAATCCTTCACAGAAACTACCTTTAAATCGCTTTGTTTTGTAATCATATCTGCAATCAAATAGATATCAGAAGTAAAAGAACATATAATGCGGATACCTGCGATGTCATTTACGTACTTCACCATGTTTTCCACACTGGTTTCATAACCGTTCTTTTTTAGCTTATTTACAATACTTGCCGGAGTTTTAATGCGGGATTTAATGTGTTCAATAGGAGTATAATGATAAATGTGCTGAAATTCATCGTTGAGAATATCAATTTTTGTATTAATTTCTTTTAAAGCGGCGTTGTAGAGGAACATGAGCGTTTCCCAGCCGTCTGCATCTTCTTGCTTGATTAGTTCTATAAGTTTTTCCATTTTTGTGTCCTCATTAAAGAAAATAAAAGTCTGTCACTTTTTCTTAGTATAGCAGAAAAGCGACAGACAGTCAAAAAAGATTTTTATGTTGTATGAAGAAGCATGTCCTGAGATTTAATCAGATTTAATTTTCGCATGCCGTTGGCAATAAACAACGTAAGGACGCCCGGCAGGATGAAATGAAACAGAAGGATTTTTAAAAACACCATCTGCGGGGCTTCTCCTGCTGTCATGGTTTCCCAAGTAGTCGTCTGTCCCATAAGTCCCATAGTGCCCAGACCGGAACCGTTAGGTGAATTTTGCATTTTTCCTAAGAGAACGCCCAGAGGTCCTAAAATGGCGCTGGAAAGTATAGGAGGCAGCAGAAGGAATGGGTTTTTCAGAATATTAGGAAGCAGCAGCAATGGCGTGCCTGTTCCGATAGAAAGAAGTCCTGAAAAACCGTTTTCTCGATAACTTGCAACAGCCATTCCTACCATACTGCAACAGCAGCCGATGGTTGCCGCTCCGGCAGCCGGTCCTGATAATCCCGCTATAACGCCCAGTGCAGCAGTACCGATAGGGAAAACAACGGCGATGCTCATAAGTACTGCAACTATTATCCCCATAAGGAGAGGCTGTTGCTGTGCTCCCCAATTTACACAGTTGCCAAACTCCTGTATAAAGTAACTCAGGGGTGTCTCCAGCAAAAGATTTATAAGTTCTCCGCATAAAAATCCCGTAAGAGGACACAGAAATAAATCAAAACGAGTTTTTTTGACAAAGAGACGAGAAAGTTCAATAGCTGTAAAGGCAGCCAGAAAAGAGCACAAAAACGCTGACGGACCGGCGGCATCGCCTCCTAACATACCTGCAATACCGGCACATAGTACAACAAGAGGCGCTTCCTGAAGCTGGCAGGCAACACCCACCCCAATGCCTATTCCGGTAAGTCCGGTGGCAATCCCGCTTAAATGAATAAGCGTACTGTTAAAGTCACTGGGGAAAAGGTTCGCAATCTGTCGCAAAAACATTCCCATAATCAATGTGGCAAAGATACCACATGCCATTCCGTGAGCCCCTTCTATGAAAAATCGTTGTAAAAATCGTTTCATAATTTCAGATTTTTAAATAAAGAGCCTAAGGAAGTAGAGATTTCTTCGCTTTCCGGTAATTCGTAATCCGGTTCTTCCTCTTTTTCTTCTGCGATTTCATTGAGCGCTTTCATGCTCAGACTGATTTTTCCGTCTTCGTTTTTGATTACTTTTGCTTTTACTGTATCGCCAATGCTTAAAACGGCTTTCGGTGATTTAATTCGTTTTTCGGAAATCTGAGAAACGTGTACAAGACCGGATATTCCGTCACCTAAATCAATGAAAGCGCCGTAAGTCTGTAAGGACTCTACGGTACCTTCCACAATACTTCCCACCTTAATATCGTCAATTTTACTGCGTTTTTCAGCGTCAGCCTTTTCTTTTAAAATTTCTTTTGCAGAGAGAACAAGACGGTTTTCCTGTTCGTCTACTTCAAAAACCCTTACAGTAATGGTCTTTTTTAAGAAATCTTCTGGATTTTCTACATAATTTAAAGCCAGCTTGGAAACCGGGATAAAAGCACGGATACCTTCTACATAAGCAATAACGCCGCCTTTTACAATGCCCTCCACGGACACTTCAAATTCTGTTTTGTCTTCCTTCATCTGCTCTAATTTGTCCCATATAAGCATATCATCGTCACGGAAGTTAGAGAAAGAAGCGTCAATTTCTTTCATGTAGTCTTCCATAGTTTCTTGTTTTTTCATTTCTTCTGACATTGAAATACCTCCATGTTTTAAATTTTGGATTAAGTATATCATAATTGCCATTGATTTAGAAGTATGTTACTATAAAAACAGATAGAACTGCAGTAAAGGCAGAAAGGAAAGAAGAATGGGAAAGCAAGGAAAAATATACATTATCGGACATAAAAATCCAGACACAGACTCTATTTGTTCAGCGATTGCTTATGCGGATATAAAGAACAGAATGAGTAACGGAAATCGCTATGCGGCAAAGAGAGCGGGACAGATAAATGAAGAAACAGAATATGTGCTGAAACGATTTGGTGTGGAAGCGCCGGGTTACCTGTCAGATGTTGGGACACAGGTAAAAGATATGGATATTCGTGAAACTCCGGGAGTTCCCAACAGTATTTCCATTAAAGATGCGTGGGCAATTATGAAAGAGAGCAGTGCAGTAACATTGCCTATTACAAAAGAGGACGGACAGCTGGAAGGATTGATTACCACAGGAGATATTGCAAAATCCTACATGGATGCCCATGACAATTATTTCCTTTCCAATGCCAGAACCCAGTACAGAAGTATTGCCAATACCGTAGAAGGCGTCATTGTAACAGGAAATTCCCATGGGTATTTTGTAAAGGGAAAGGTGGTAATCGGGGCGGCAAATCCGGATAAATTAGGAGATTTTCTGGAGGAAGACGATTTGGTTATCTTAGGAGACCGCCATGAAGACCACTTATGCGCTATTCAGGAAAATGTAAGCTGTATGATTGTGTGCAACCATGCCAGAGTATCTGCAGATATTATTGAGGCGGCAGAAAGAAACCAGTGCGTCATCATTCAGTCCGCTCTTGATACATTTACCGTAGCAAGATTGATTAATCAGAGTATTCCTGTGAAACACATTATGAAAAAGGAAAATCTGATTACGTTTCAGACAGATGACTTTACCGATAATGTAAAGGACATCATGGTAAAAAACCGACACAGAGCATTTCCGGTGGTAAATAAGCATGGCAAATATATTGGTACGGTTTCCCGCCGTAATTTGCTGGGAATGAAAAAGAAACAGCTGATTTTAGTTGACCATAATGAGAAGACACAGGCAGTGGACAATATTGATGCGGCAGAAATATTGGAAATTATCGACCATCACAGATTGGGCTCACTGGAAACTTTACAGCCGGTGATGTTCCGCAATCAGCCGGTAGGGTGTACAGCGACAATTATGTATCAGATTTATGTGGAAAAGGCGTTGGAAATCAGTCCGTCTATTGCGGGGCTTTTATGTTCTGCGATTATTTCAGATACTTTGATGTTTCGTTCGCCTACCTGTACCTCCGCAGATAAAATGGCGGCAGGCGCTTTGGCTTTGATTGCGGGAATTAATATAGAAGAACATGCAAAAGAAATGTTTACTGCGGGAAGTAATTTGAGAGGAAAGACTACGGAAGTTATTTTCTATCAGGATTTCAAGCGTTTTACAGCGGATACCGTGAATTTTGGCGTAGGACAGATTAGCTCCATGAACGAAGAGGAGCTGAAGGATTTAAAGAAAAGGCTTATTCCGTTTATGGAACATGAGTGCGGAAAGAACGGAATTTCTATGGTATTTTTCATGCTGACTAATATTTTGGATGAGTCCTCTGAAATTATCTGCTACGGAGAGGGCAGTGGAAAACTGGTACGAGATGCGTTTGAAGTGCAGGAGTCTGACAGTGGTTATATACTGCCCGGTGTGGTATCCAGAAAGAAACAGCTGATACCTGCATTTATCGGAACTTTGCAGCAGAACGGAAATTAGTGCATTGTATATTGGTTTTGAAAGGACAAGAAAATGAGTAAAATTGAGTGGAAACCGGGAAATATGCTTTATCCTCTGCCGGTGGTAATGGTGAGTGTGGCGGATGAAGAAGGGAAGGACAATATTATTACCGTGGCATGGGCAGGAACAGTATGTACCAATCCGCCTATGGTGTCTATTTCTGTACGACCGGAACGATATTCCTATTATATGATAAAAGAAACAGGAGAATTTGTGATTAATCTTACTACGGAGAAACTGGCTTATGCAACCGATTACTGTGGGGTCAAATCCGGTCGTGACGTAGATAAATTTAAAGAGGCACATTTAACAAGAGAATCAGCCTCTCATGTGGGAGCGCCGATGATAAAGGAGTCTCCAGTTTCTATTGAATGTCGGGTAAGAGAAGTGCAGGAGTATGGAAGCCACAGCGTGTTTACGGCAGATGTGCTGGCGGTACATGTGGATGACCAATACATGGATGAAAAAGGCAAGTTTGATTTGGCAATGTCAAATCCAATTGTTTATTCCCACGGAGAGTATTATGGATTAGGGAAGAAATTGGGAACCTTTGGGTATAGTATTAAGAAGAAAAGAAAGAAAAAACAGAAGAAGCAGGGGAAATGAGTATGGAAAATATTACACTGATTGGAATGCCCGGTGTAGGAAAAAGTACGGTAGGTGTTATTCTGGCGAAGGTGCTGGGATATGAATTTGTAGATTCAGACCTGTTAATTCAAAAGTCTGAAAATCTGCTTTTGCGGGAAATTATTGCAAGGGACGGACAGGATGGTTTTTTGAAAATTGAAAACAGAGTAAATGCTTCTATTGAGACAGAAAAATCAGTAATTGCCACGGGAGGAAGCGTGGTATACTGTGCAGAAGCCATGGAACATTTGAGGAAAATCGGTAAAGTGGTATACCTGAAGCTGGAATATGAAGAACTAAAGAAACGTTTGGGAAATCTTAGAGGCAGAGGCGTGGTTTTAAGAGACGGACAGACTTTAAAAGACTTGTACGATGAGCGGACACCTCTTTATGAAAAATATGCAGATATTGTAGTTGATGAGAAAAATCTGGATGTAGAGGGAACTTTACAGAAAATTCTCGAAAATATTGCTGAATAATTGACGGCAAGGGTTTGGAAAACTGTGGAGAAACGGGAAAATGCGGATTTTTATTTACAAATTCATATATCTGTTATAATATAATGGATAAGCCATAAAATAGTATTGAGAAAGTATTGTAAACAGACGTGAATTCGAGAAATGGCTTTATAACAAATAGATAAAACCTGTGACAGACAGGAAGACATAGATTTAGACAGGTAGTGATACCTGGGAAAACAAGAGGTGTGTATATGGAGCAGTATATTATTAAGGGTGGAAACCCATTGGTCGGTGAAGTGGAAATTGGCGGTGCCAAGAACGCAGCGCTGGCTATACTGGCAGCAGCAATCATGACAGATGAGACGGTACACATTGAAAATTTACCAGATGTTCGTGATATTAATGTGTTATTAGAGGCGATTAAAGAAATTGGTGCTACTGTTGACCGCATTGGACCTACGGAAGTAAAGATTGCGGGAGCAACCATTGGAAATATTACTGTTGAGTATGAATATATTAAGAAAATCAGAGCGTCCTATTATTTGTTGGGTGCTCTTTTAGGCAAATATAAAAATGCAGAAGTGCCCCTTCCGGGAGGCTGTAATATAGGAAGTCGTCCGATTGACCAGCATTTAAAAGGTTTTCGGGCTCTCGGTGCGTCAGTAGATATTATTCACGGTGCAGTTGTAGCAAAGGCGGAGCATCTTACAGGAAAACATATTTTTATGGATATGGTGTCAGTGGGTGCGACAATCAATGTTATGATGGCAGCGGCAATGGCGCAGGGAAATACGACTATTGAGAATGCGGCCAGAGAGCCTCATGTTGTAGACGTTGCAAACTTCCTTAACAGCATGGGCGCAAATATTAAAGGAGCCGGTACAGATGTAATCCGTATTCAGGGAGTGGACAAGCTTCATGGTACAACTTACTCCATTATTCCGGACCAGATTGAAGCAGGAACCTTCATGTGTGCAGCAGCAGCAACCATGGGGGATATTATGGTGAAAAACGTTATTCCAAAACACTTGGAAGCAACGACAGCAAAATTGGAAGAAATCGGATGTCAGGTAGAAGAATTCGATGATGCGGTGCGTGTTGTGGCAAATAAACGTTTAAAACGCACAAATGTAAAAACAATGCCATATCCGGGCTATCCTACGGACATGCAGCCTCAGTTTGCCGTGGCGTTGACTCTGGCAGAGGGTACAAGTATTGTAACGGAAAGTATTTTTGAAAATCGTTTTAAATATGCAGATGAGCTTACCAGAATGGGGGCTAATATTAAGGTAGAGGGAAATACTGCAATTATTGACGGAGTGCAGAAGCTTGCGGGAGCAAGAGTAAGCGCGCCGGATTTAAGGGCGGGTGCAGCCCTTGTTATTGCCGGTCTGGCAGCAGAAGGCATTACGATTGTGGACGATATTGTTTATATTCAGAGAGGATATGAGCGTTTTGAAGAAAAGCTCAGAAGCCTTGGCGCTGAAATTGAAAAGGTTTCCAGTGAAAAAGAAATTAAAAAATTCCAGCTTCGAGTAGGCTGATGGAGTTTTTAGAAAAAATGCTTGACGGATAACGGGAAAAGCGTTATCGTAGTAGTGTTAAATAGAAAATTGTAAATGTTATATTTTCTCTTATTCAGAGTGATGGAGATACATAGGATCTGTGAAGTCACGGCAACCCCGCATGGCGGAAGGTGCCAACCTGAGCGAATAATCGAACAATAAGAGGATTCATTTTATGAAAAGTATATGAGTCCGCTTTGTCGGGCTCTTTTTCAATGTACGGCGGTAAAATGCGAGAGAAAATATAAACTCAAGAAAAGGAGAAAACACATGGAAAAAAGATTATTTACTTCTGAATCTGTAACTGAAGGCCATCCGGACAAGATGTGCGATGCGATTTCTGATGCGATTTTAGATGCGCTTATGGAAAAAGACCCAATGAGCCGTGTTGCTTGCGAAACTGCTACAACAACAGGTGTTGTTATGGTTATGGGTGAAATCACAACAAGCGCTTATGTAGATATTCCGAAGATTGTAAGGGATACTGTTCGTGAAATTGGTTATACAAGAGCGAAATATGGTTTTGATGCAGATACCTGCGGCGTTATTACGACAATAGACGAACAGTCAGCAGATATTGCTCTGGGTGTTGATAAAGCTTTAGAAGCAAAAGAAAATAAAATGTCTGAAGAAGAAATCGATGCAATCGGCGCCGGAGATCAGGGTATGATGTTTGGATTTGCAACAGATGAGACAGAAGAATTTATGCCTTATCCGATTGCTCTTGCACATAAATTGGCATTACAGCTTACAAAAGTACGTAAGGACGGTGTACTTACTTATTTAAGACCGGATGGAAAAACACAGGTAACAGTAGAGTATGATGAGAATGATAAACCAATGCGTTTGGATGCAGTGGTATTATCTACACAGCATGATCCGGAAGTGACACAGGAACAAATTCATGCAGATATTAAAAAATATGTATTCGACCCAATTCTTCCGGCAGATATGGTGGATGATGAAACAAAATTCTTTATCAATCCAACAGGACGTTTTGTAATCGGCGGACCTCACGGGGACAGTGGATTAACAGGACGTAAAATTATTGTAGATACTTACGGCGGATATGCACGTCACGGCGGCGGCGCTTTCTCTGGTAAGGACTGTACAAAAGTAGACCGTTCTGCGGCTTATGCGGCTCGTTATGTGGCAAAAAATATTGTGGCAGCAGGTCTTGCAAAAAAATGTGAAATTCAGTTGTCTTACGCAATCGGTGTAGCACATCCGACCTCCATTATGGTTGATACATTTGGAACCGGAAAGCTTTCTGATACACGTTTAGTGGAAATTATTCGTGAGAACTTTGATTTAAGGCCGGCAGGAATCATTAAAATGTTGGATTTACGCCGTCCAATCTATAAACAGACAGCAGCTTACGGACATTTTGGAAGAAATGATTTGAACCTGCCTTGGGAAAATTTAGACAGAGTGGAAGATTTAAAGAAATATTTATAAAATGTTTATAAAAGTAAGATTTTTTGTGTCGGACTGTTTCATGAACGGTCCGACTTTTTCTATTTTATACCGAAAGTATTACATTTATGTGTATATGAAGAAATGTGGTTGAAATTACCAGAAAATTGTAATAGGATATCAATATAGAAATAAAAAAAGCAGCGGGAGGAAAAGGGATGAAGAAAAAAACGTTACAGGCTGCTGTAATTGCTTTAGGTATTTTAAGCGCCAGCTTTACAGTATCTGCTATGGGGGAAACAGATGTAGAAGATACTGTATTATCGGAAATTACAGAAGAGAGTATGCAAAATCAGGATGTTGAGACAGAAGAAGATACAGAGCAGGAAAACCCGGATAATCCACAACCGGAGAAGCCGCAAAATGGATGGGTTGAAAATGAAAACGGTTGGCAGTACAAAGATGAGAATGGAAATCTGCTGAAAGACGGCTGGTGGGAAATAGAAGGTGAAAGATATTATTTTGATAAAGATGGATATCGTGCTTCTTATTGGTTGTATGCAGACGGACAATACTATTGGCTAGGTACAGATGGAAAAATGCAGACAGGCTGGCAGGAAGTATGGGGACAGAAGTATTATCTCGGAACAGACGGAGCAATGCAGACATATTGGTCAGTAATAGACGGAAAATATTATTGGCTTGGAAGTGATGGGGCAATGCGGACAGGCTGGCAGGAAGTATGGGGTAAATATTATTATCTTGGAAACGATGGAGTGATGCAGACATATTGGTCAATGGTAGATGGACAATATTATTGGCTCGGTGCAGACGGAGCGATGCGGACAGGCTGGCAGGAAGTATGGGGTAGATGGTATTATCTCGGTAAAGCGGCTGATGACGGAGCGATGAGAACATATTGGCAAGAAATAGGCGGAAAGTACTATTGGTTTGGGGCAGACGGAGCGATGCGGACAGGCTGGCAGGAAGTATGGGGTAAATGGTATTATCTCGGCAAAGCGGCTGATGACGGAGTGATGAGAACGTATTGGCAAGAGATTGACGGAGAATATTATTGGCTCGGAGCGGACGGAGCAATGCGAACAGGCTGGCAGGAAGTATGGAGCAAATGGTATTATTTGGATGTAGCCGGAGTGATGCAGACAGGATGGATTTGGACCGAAGGGGACAAATGGTATTATACGTATGAAAGCGGTGCAATGGCATCTAACACTTGGGAAAAAATGAACGGACAGTGGTACTGGTTCGATGAAAGCGGTTTGATGGCACAGGGTTGGAAATATATAGGAAGATATAAATATTATTTTAATAATTCAGGCCATTTATTACAGGATTTAGATGGTGTTCTGGGAAGACAATCTTCTTATGAAGTTACAATAAATCGTAAAAGGTGTCAGGTGACAGTTTATGCAAAAGACGGAAGCAATGGGTATATTATTCCGGCAAAAACATTTACTTGTTCTGTAGGACTTTCCTCTACACCGACACCAACAGGAACATTCTATACACCGGATAAATATCGTTGGCATACTTTGATGGGACCTTCTTATGGTCAATATTGTACCAGAATTAATGGAGGAATTTTATTCCATTCCGTAGCTGGTTATAATATGACAAGCTATAATATTCGTGCAAGAGATTATAATAAATTAGGTTCACCGGCATCTCATGGTTGTGTACGCTTAACTGTACGTGATGCAAAATGGATTTATGATAACTGTAAGTTAGGAACAAAAGT
The DNA window shown above is from Blautia hansenii DSM 20583 and carries:
- the rsmA gene encoding 16S rRNA (adenine(1518)-N(6)/adenine(1519)-N(6))-dimethyltransferase RsmA; the protein is MTAPYLGNPKRTIEVLQKYDFVFQKKFGQNFLIDTHVLDKIISAAEITKEDFVLEIGPGIGTMTQYLACAAREVVAVEIDKALIPILEDTLQDYSNVTVLNEDILKVDIKKLADEHNNGKPIKVVANLPYYITTPIIMGLFEGDVPIESITVMVQKEVADRMQVGPGTKEYGALSLAVQYYAEPYIVANVPPNCFMPRPKVGSAVIRLTKHAEPPVEVFDTKLMFRIIRASFNQRRKTLANGLNNSPELSFGKEEIQRAIKACGFPEGIRGEALTLEEFAALTNEFKSK
- a CDS encoding ROK family transcriptional regulator, with product MIRTKSLTYEGAFIMSIANQEMIRNNNRRLVLEFIINNPPVSRAELAKQLSLTKATISNIVQELLEQNFIREIGSAQTSMGRKPILLEFNKAYGFALSLEIQPQQIIALLTNLKGEVQEIKKIPFCPQDNLLQHLEQILNFYIRENTAFKNKIIGVSIGIYGVVQKNEILFTPYYPLPKSGLGTHLQETFQIPVFVENEANLSVLGEAAFHHKYKNMIHINVHDGIGMGILVNGRLYKGRDGYAGEFGHTILFPDGKPCPCGNQGCFELYASQRAILENYAARQKKENVTISEFLKDYDANLPLAHEMMDLFVKYISIGINNIINTFNTDIIVLNSAFSNHIPDINQRISEYLAGHQNRDCNIIPSKLGNLSCLLGGARISVENFLDIHHLQIPCHLPF
- a CDS encoding DUF1002 domain-containing protein, with protein sequence MKKKGIALLLTGVIMASCSMPVYADREDAKLDVPYISLGADLNAQEKASVLELLGVSEKDLEDYTVATVTNKDEHNYLDSYLDKSVIGSRALSSVLVEGKEDGNGIHVTTKNITYCTPGMYENALATAGIKDADIVVAGPFKISGTAALVGAIKSYENMTGEEVKEENVETATNELVITGQIAEDVGSQEKAEQLIGAIKGEVVSSGVSSPEEIGEIVDQAVKEMEVKLSEEDRQAIVKLMEKIENLDLDINSLKEQAKNLYDKIEDLGLKLDINEEEVKGFFDKIIEFFKNLFSGNQE
- a CDS encoding GTP pyrophosphokinase family protein, whose amino-acid sequence is MEKLIELIKQEDADGWETLMFLYNAALKEINTKIDILNDEFQHIYHYTPIEHIKSRIKTPASIVNKLKKNGYETSVENMVKYVNDIAGIRIICSFTSDIYLIADMITKQSDLKVVSVKDYITHPKVSGYQSYHILVTVPIHLTQGIVDTIVEIQIRTIAQDFWASLEHKIYYKFEGNAPDYIRRELQECANIVSNLDRRMLSLNEKIQEFSEKNS
- a CDS encoding PTS transporter subunit IIC, translated to MKRFLQRFFIEGAHGMACGIFATLIMGMFLRQIANLFPSDFNSTLIHLSGIATGLTGIGIGVGVACQLQEAPLVVLCAGIAGMLGGDAAGPSAFLCSFLAAFTAIELSRLFVKKTRFDLFLCPLTGFLCGELINLLLETPLSYFIQEFGNCVNWGAQQQPLLMGIIVAVLMSIAVVFPIGTAALGVIAGLSGPAAGAATIGCCCSMVGMAVASYRENGFSGLLSIGTGTPLLLLPNILKNPFLLLPPILSSAILGPLGVLLGKMQNSPNGSGLGTMGLMGQTTTWETMTAGEAPQMVFLKILLFHFILPGVLTLFIANGMRKLNLIKSQDMLLHTT
- a CDS encoding S1 RNA-binding domain-containing protein, which gives rise to MSEEMKKQETMEDYMKEIDASFSNFRDDDMLIWDKLEQMKEDKTEFEVSVEGIVKGGVIAYVEGIRAFIPVSKLALNYVENPEDFLKKTITVRVFEVDEQENRLVLSAKEILKEKADAEKRSKIDDIKVGSIVEGTVESLQTYGAFIDLGDGISGLVHVSQISEKRIKSPKAVLSIGDTVKAKVIKNEDGKISLSMKALNEIAEEKEEEPDYELPESEEISTSLGSLFKNLKL